The following nucleotide sequence is from Gymnodinialimonas phycosphaerae.
GGGACTACCTGCGCGTGGGCTCTGTAATGCTTTATGTCTACCTTATCCACTTCTCGATCACATCCTTCCTGCAAGCCGCAAAGCGCCCGATCTGGTCGCTGTGGATCAGCCTTTACCGCCAAGCCTTCGGGGTGGCCTTTTTCGTGTGGCTCTACGTCGGTTATTTCGGCATGTCCGAAATCGGCGTCTGGTTCGGCACTTCCACTGCCGCCGCGACTGGGGCTATCATGGCCCTATTCGTGGCGCGCCATATCGCGCGCGAGAAGATCGGCGGATTAACGGGAGCGGCATGATGCGCGCAGCGGTTGTCAGAGAGTTCAACGAGGATCTGTCCATTGAAACGGTGCCGGACCCGGTCTGCCCCGAGAATGGCGTCGTGCTGAAGGTCGCGGCCTGCGGCGTGTGCCGGTCGGACTACCACGGCTGGGTCGGCGGGCATCCGAAGGTCGTCGCCGGCTCGATCATGGGGCACGAGTATTGCGGCACGGTGGTCGAGGCCGGTGCGCGGTCGCACCACAAGGTGGGTGATCGGCTGATTGCGCCCTTCATCCTTGGGTGCGGCGCCTGCCCCGCGTGTCAGACCGGCGCGTCCAACACCTGCGCCGATCAGATTGTCCCCGGCTTCGGGACGCCCGGCGCTTACGCGGAATTCGTCGCCGTCCCGTACGATCACAACCTCGTTCATCTGCCCGAGAGCCTGACGCCTGCGTTGGCGGCAGGCCTTGGCTGCCGGGTGACAACCGCGTGGCATGCCCTGACCGACCGTGCCAACGTGAAGGCAGGCGAATGGGTCGCCGTCCATGGCACCGGCGGCATCGGGCTGTCAGTCTTGTTGCTGGCGAAGATGTTGGGCGCGCAAGTTGTGGTCGTCGATATCGTTGACGACAAGCTGGCCCACGCCGTGGCTCATGGCGCGGACGCCACGGTGAACGCGGCCAAGGTCAATGCGGCCGAGGCGATCCGGGACATCACGGGCGGCGGTGCGCAGGTCTCGGTCGAGGCGCTGGGGATCGCGGCCACAACCAATGCCTCGGTCGAATGCCTCGCCACGCTTGGCCGCCACGTCCATGTCGGCATGCCCTCGGGCGATGGCATGATGGAGATCAACATGCGTGCGATCTATTCCAAGCAGTTGGCGTTCTACGGCACGCGCGGCATGCCCGCCTGGAAGTACCCCTCGCTGTTGGGCATGATCGAGCGCGGCGACGTGGACATCAGCCCGATGGTCGCACGCGAAGTGGGCTTATCGGATGCCAGCGCCGAGTTGCGTGCCATGGGCGGACCGACCGCGCCGGGCACGGCGGTGATCACGGATTTCACCGCTTAATCCAGCTTGAACCCGATGGACCGGATGTAGGC
It contains:
- a CDS encoding zinc-binding dehydrogenase, translating into MRAAVVREFNEDLSIETVPDPVCPENGVVLKVAACGVCRSDYHGWVGGHPKVVAGSIMGHEYCGTVVEAGARSHHKVGDRLIAPFILGCGACPACQTGASNTCADQIVPGFGTPGAYAEFVAVPYDHNLVHLPESLTPALAAGLGCRVTTAWHALTDRANVKAGEWVAVHGTGGIGLSVLLLAKMLGAQVVVVDIVDDKLAHAVAHGADATVNAAKVNAAEAIRDITGGGAQVSVEALGIAATTNASVECLATLGRHVHVGMPSGDGMMEINMRAIYSKQLAFYGTRGMPAWKYPSLLGMIERGDVDISPMVAREVGLSDASAELRAMGGPTAPGTAVITDFTA